The proteins below are encoded in one region of Myxococcales bacterium:
- a CDS encoding Nif3-like dinuclear metal center hexameric protein, protein MANNKLALNDVFFALDELAPRHFAADWDNVGPLIVPQKGMFVERVMLCIDLTERVLAEAIQKKCQLIVAYHPTIFKGLNRLIVDAQSDFTQRVAVQCIQKGIAVYSPHTALDASPGGLNDWLCEAFDTRNILPLKSVDSEANKQVKIVVFVPESHADSLREALAEVGVGVIGNYTKCSYNLKGWGTFCGNEKSRPARGKKNQLEKVEELRLEMLCSLNRLNAVARCIAEHHPYEEPAWDAIPLQSKPHIQAAQGRVCELKKAQTLKQLVSAVKSHLNLSSVRVAAPADLRKGGAKISEIALCAGAGGSVFSGSHYQAYLTGEMRHHDVLAYVEQGSVVILCEHSHSERGYLSVFAQKLKAILPRGVDIFLSKQDVEPLQVV, encoded by the coding sequence ATGGCAAATAACAAACTCGCATTAAATGACGTGTTTTTTGCACTCGATGAGTTGGCTCCTCGGCATTTCGCTGCAGACTGGGATAACGTTGGTCCTTTGATCGTTCCCCAAAAAGGCATGTTCGTAGAGCGGGTTATGTTGTGCATTGATTTGACTGAACGCGTGTTGGCCGAAGCAATACAAAAAAAATGCCAATTGATTGTAGCGTATCACCCAACTATTTTTAAAGGGTTGAATCGATTGATTGTAGATGCCCAATCTGATTTCACTCAACGCGTGGCTGTTCAATGCATCCAGAAGGGCATAGCTGTATACAGTCCGCACACTGCACTTGATGCAAGTCCCGGTGGCCTCAATGACTGGTTGTGCGAAGCTTTTGATACCAGAAATATTCTACCGCTAAAATCTGTCGACTCCGAAGCAAACAAGCAAGTTAAGATAGTGGTCTTCGTTCCCGAGAGTCATGCTGATTCTTTGCGTGAAGCACTTGCTGAAGTTGGCGTGGGTGTCATTGGAAACTATACAAAGTGTTCATACAACTTGAAGGGCTGGGGCACTTTTTGCGGAAACGAAAAAAGTCGGCCGGCGCGAGGAAAGAAAAATCAACTTGAAAAGGTAGAAGAGCTTCGTTTGGAAATGCTTTGCTCACTGAATAGGCTCAATGCTGTAGCCCGCTGTATTGCTGAACACCATCCCTACGAGGAGCCCGCCTGGGACGCTATTCCTTTGCAGAGCAAACCCCACATCCAGGCCGCACAAGGACGCGTGTGTGAGTTAAAGAAAGCTCAGACACTCAAGCAGTTGGTCTCGGCAGTCAAAAGCCATCTTAATCTATCCAGCGTGCGTGTTGCTGCTCCAGCGGACTTGCGTAAGGGGGGCGCTAAAATCTCAGAAATAGCGCTTTGTGCGGGTGCTGGGGGCAGTGTTTTTTCAGGAAGCCACTACCAAGCTTACCTTACTGGAGAAATGCGTCATCATGACGTACTTGCCTATGTCGAGCAGGGCTCCGTGGTGATTCTTTGCGAGCACAGCCATTCGGAACGTGGTTATCTCTCAGTTTTTGCACAAAAACTAAAAGCGATACTTCCTAGAGGTGTTGATATTTTTTTATCCAAACAGGATGTTGAACCTTTGCAGGTTGTATGA
- a CDS encoding ABC transporter ATP-binding protein: MGDVQVHALRSVDFDLFEGELVVLVGASGSGKSTLLNIVGGLDSPSDGDVHYRGKLISSYGEKELTGYRRDHIGFVFQFYNLIPSLTAKENVELVTEVSRSPLDPAKALSLVGLEDRQDHFPAQLSGGEQQRVAIARAVAKQPQLLLCDEPTGALDYTTGIRVLEVLEQVNRELGTTTVVITHNAPIAEMADRVITLSDGHISGTRKNESKVKAEDLRW, encoded by the coding sequence ATGGGCGATGTGCAAGTGCACGCCTTGCGTAGCGTTGATTTTGATTTGTTCGAAGGTGAACTTGTGGTGTTAGTGGGTGCTTCGGGTAGCGGAAAATCGACACTCTTAAATATTGTTGGTGGTTTGGATTCCCCTAGCGATGGGGATGTGCACTATCGCGGAAAATTGATATCGAGTTATGGTGAAAAAGAACTTACTGGGTACAGGCGCGATCACATAGGCTTTGTTTTTCAATTCTATAATCTTATTCCGTCGCTTACGGCTAAGGAGAACGTAGAGCTTGTTACAGAGGTATCTCGCAGTCCCTTGGATCCCGCTAAGGCTTTGAGTCTTGTCGGTCTGGAGGATCGGCAGGATCATTTTCCTGCTCAACTGTCCGGGGGCGAGCAGCAACGGGTGGCGATTGCTAGGGCCGTAGCCAAACAGCCACAGCTTTTGTTGTGCGATGAGCCTACTGGAGCGCTCGATTACACCACTGGTATTCGTGTGCTTGAAGTATTGGAGCAGGTCAATCGCGAACTGGGGACTACGACCGTGGTGATTACCCACAACGCGCCCATCGCCGAGATGGCTGATCGCGTAATTACGCTTTCTGATGGTCATATTTCAGGTACGCGAAAAAACGAGTCTAAGGTCAAAGCAGAAGATCTGAGATGGTAA